One window from the genome of Bacillus weihaiensis encodes:
- a CDS encoding aldehyde dehydrogenase family protein, translating to MSTVTVKQFGLYMNGSWNVTDEKMDVLDKYTQEVTATISVATKDHVDEAVQGAKQALKKPLSPYARYEILMKSAQLLLERREEFAQVLAVEVGKPIRESRVEIERAAQTLIISAEEAKRIHGEGVPVEAAAGSENRMAFTVRVPVGVIAAITPFNVPVNLVCHKIGPAIAAGNSVVLKPAEVTPICALMLAELMEEAGLPKGVFQVITGDGASIGEWLLENKDVNMFTFTGSPRVGEYIRSKAGLRKVALELGNNSATVVHHDADVAQAASLVAQKSFNNAGQVCISVQRVYVQEQAYDTFIELLKKETEKLVVGNPLDEKTDIGPMIRLREAERVENWVEEAVQQGAVLALGGKRNGALYEPTILTNVHDDMKVCRQEVFGPVVSVATYETEEEVIAKVNDSEYGLQAGLFTNDLKFAMKAAREIEVGGLIVNDASAYRVDHMPYGGVKNSGNGKEGPKYAIEEMTEERLIVLNL from the coding sequence ATGTCAACAGTAACTGTGAAACAATTTGGTCTTTATATGAATGGATCTTGGAATGTAACCGATGAGAAGATGGATGTTTTAGATAAGTACACACAGGAAGTAACAGCAACTATATCAGTAGCGACAAAGGATCATGTAGATGAGGCAGTTCAAGGAGCAAAACAAGCACTTAAGAAGCCACTTTCGCCTTATGCACGCTACGAAATTCTCATGAAGTCTGCACAATTGTTACTTGAAAGACGAGAAGAATTTGCTCAAGTTCTTGCTGTAGAGGTTGGAAAGCCAATTCGTGAATCTCGTGTTGAAATTGAGCGCGCAGCTCAAACATTAATCATCTCTGCAGAGGAAGCGAAACGAATTCATGGAGAAGGTGTACCTGTTGAAGCCGCTGCGGGTAGTGAAAATCGTATGGCGTTTACTGTACGCGTTCCGGTAGGTGTCATTGCTGCAATCACACCATTTAATGTACCTGTTAATCTTGTTTGTCATAAAATTGGTCCTGCGATTGCAGCAGGTAACAGTGTAGTACTTAAGCCGGCTGAGGTTACACCGATATGTGCGTTAATGCTTGCAGAACTTATGGAAGAAGCAGGATTACCAAAGGGAGTTTTCCAGGTAATAACAGGTGATGGAGCTAGTATTGGCGAATGGCTATTAGAGAATAAAGATGTCAATATGTTCACGTTCACAGGGAGTCCACGGGTTGGTGAATACATCCGTTCAAAGGCTGGGCTTCGTAAGGTAGCATTAGAGCTTGGTAATAATTCAGCAACTGTTGTTCATCACGATGCAGATGTAGCTCAAGCAGCTTCACTCGTTGCACAAAAAAGCTTTAACAACGCTGGTCAAGTATGTATTTCTGTTCAGCGAGTATATGTACAGGAACAAGCATATGACACATTTATTGAATTATTAAAGAAAGAAACAGAAAAGTTAGTCGTTGGAAATCCGCTTGATGAAAAAACAGACATTGGGCCAATGATTCGTTTACGTGAAGCAGAACGTGTGGAGAATTGGGTAGAGGAAGCGGTTCAACAAGGAGCTGTACTTGCTCTTGGTGGGAAACGAAATGGGGCTCTCTATGAACCAACTATCCTAACAAATGTACATGATGACATGAAAGTTTGTCGTCAGGAAGTATTTGGACCAGTTGTTTCGGTTGCTACTTATGAAACAGAGGAAGAAGTCATTGCAAAAGTGAATGATTCTGAATATGGTCTACAAGCGGGCTTGTTTACAAATGATCTTAAATTTGCAATGAAAGCTGCACGTGAAATTGAAGTAGGTGGACTAATTGTTAATGACGCTTCTGCTTACCGTGTAGATCACATGCCGTATGGTGGAGTGAAAAACAGTGGCAATGGTAAAGAGGGTCCAAAATATGCCATTGAGGAAATGACAGAAGAACGTCTTATTGTCCTAAACCTTTAA
- a CDS encoding AEC family transporter → MEFFLILIPVFSIFAIGYIGQKRIGFDTKNISTMALYLMSPVLVFRTFYTTEFNQTYLYLAIYTFALCFFLILVIYLLSFFRRYSMKETCGMILASAFMNNGNYGTPVVLFVFGASGLDYAIVLMVIQQLLMSTVGVYYAAKGGEEGDGIRSALKTVRKMPIGYGALLGVSLQFLHVPINENILIAVDMVANAAIPTVMIVLGMQLAKISIRKLEREKISLSLFTKLAISPLIAFCLTLFLPVDDMVKQIMIIMAAMPTAANTTMYALQFNTEPEFVSTATLLSTILSVVTLPTLFMILL, encoded by the coding sequence ATGGAATTTTTCCTCATTCTAATTCCAGTCTTTAGTATTTTTGCAATTGGCTATATTGGCCAAAAAAGGATTGGATTTGATACAAAGAATATATCAACAATGGCCTTGTATTTAATGTCACCTGTTTTAGTATTTAGGACCTTTTACACCACAGAGTTTAACCAGACATATCTTTATTTAGCAATTTATACATTTGCTTTATGTTTTTTTCTCATTTTAGTCATCTATCTTCTTTCATTTTTCCGAAGGTATAGCATGAAGGAAACATGTGGGATGATTTTAGCCTCTGCTTTTATGAATAATGGAAATTATGGTACTCCTGTTGTTCTATTTGTATTTGGAGCTAGTGGTCTCGATTATGCCATTGTGTTAATGGTCATTCAACAGCTCTTAATGAGTACAGTTGGAGTCTATTATGCGGCAAAGGGCGGTGAAGAAGGGGATGGAATTCGCTCGGCTTTAAAAACTGTTCGAAAAATGCCAATTGGATACGGAGCATTGCTTGGAGTTAGCCTTCAATTCCTTCACGTTCCTATCAATGAAAATATCTTGATTGCTGTTGATATGGTAGCAAATGCAGCTATTCCAACTGTCATGATTGTTCTAGGAATGCAACTAGCAAAGATCTCTATTCGAAAACTAGAAAGAGAAAAAATCTCTCTCTCTCTTTTCACAAAGCTAGCAATCTCCCCGCTCATTGCATTTTGTCTCACGTTGTTCTTGCCAGTCGACGATATGGTGAAGCAAATTATGATTATAATGGCTGCGATGCCAACTGCAGCTAATACAACGATGTATGCTCTGCAATTCAATACAGAGCCGGAATTTGTTTCAACGGCAACGTTACTGAGTACAATCTTAAGTGTGGTAACACTACCTACTTTATTCATGATTTTATTATAA